A genomic segment from Polyangium mundeleinium encodes:
- a CDS encoding vWA domain-containing protein has product MNQRSMRALVFLPLLVASLGGSIAACLAVDDNANSSGGFDESTGGEPAGSVGVGGFGGGFNGGGGFAGGGGSGGFSGEPLPEDPVAPPAQGPDAGTDAAAPEFTCEGLDSSKPVVLYLSADDSNSMGSPVHVRELLGTGIEPMAQEIRTYEFLNYYRIQYDAPPAGKLALFPELANTAVANELDFQIAVRSYDAVKPRRPMTVTFVLDTSGSMGGPGIERERAAVKAIAASLQEGDIVNAVTWNTSNNVVMAGHAVTGPNDPQVVALANELSASGGTDLHSGLVKGYELAELNYGPGRLNRVVLISDGGANVGQTDADFIGEKSKDADKEGIYLVGVGTGPGGSYDDRLMDIVTDKGRGAYVYLDSVGEASRMFVDRFDETMEIAARGVQVELTMPWYFQMHKFYGEEYSENPEEVEPQHLAPSDAMIFNQVLKACDPAQIVATDTITVRARWKTPLTYLDQETEVTTTVGELLAAQKAGLPKAKAIVAFAEALKSPTGQNLADAYALASAANVSGNDPELLEIVSLIQKHPQY; this is encoded by the coding sequence ATGAATCAACGGTCGATGCGCGCGCTCGTCTTCCTTCCCTTGTTGGTGGCTTCGCTCGGCGGGAGCATTGCCGCTTGTCTTGCCGTGGATGACAACGCGAACAGCTCGGGCGGGTTCGACGAGTCGACCGGAGGCGAGCCCGCGGGATCGGTGGGCGTGGGCGGCTTCGGGGGCGGCTTCAATGGGGGGGGCGGCTTCGCTGGGGGGGGCGGCTCGGGCGGATTCTCGGGGGAGCCCCTGCCGGAGGATCCGGTCGCGCCGCCCGCGCAGGGCCCAGACGCGGGCACGGACGCCGCCGCCCCGGAGTTCACCTGTGAAGGGCTCGATTCGTCGAAGCCCGTCGTCCTTTATCTTTCGGCCGACGATTCCAATTCGATGGGCTCTCCCGTCCACGTGCGCGAGCTGCTCGGCACCGGCATCGAGCCGATGGCCCAGGAGATCCGCACGTACGAGTTCCTCAATTATTATCGAATCCAGTACGACGCGCCGCCCGCGGGCAAGCTCGCGTTGTTCCCGGAGCTCGCGAATACCGCGGTCGCGAACGAGCTCGATTTCCAGATCGCCGTGCGCTCGTACGACGCCGTCAAGCCGCGGCGCCCGATGACGGTGACGTTCGTGCTCGATACCTCGGGCTCGATGGGCGGCCCCGGCATCGAGCGCGAGCGGGCGGCGGTGAAGGCCATCGCCGCGAGCCTCCAGGAGGGCGACATCGTCAATGCCGTCACCTGGAACACGAGCAACAACGTGGTGATGGCCGGCCATGCGGTGACGGGGCCGAACGACCCGCAGGTCGTGGCCCTGGCGAACGAGCTCTCGGCGAGCGGCGGGACGGACCTGCACAGCGGCCTCGTCAAAGGCTATGAGCTCGCCGAGCTGAATTATGGTCCGGGGCGGCTGAACCGCGTGGTCCTGATCAGCGACGGCGGGGCGAACGTGGGGCAGACGGACGCCGATTTCATCGGCGAGAAATCGAAGGACGCCGACAAGGAGGGCATTTACCTGGTCGGCGTGGGCACGGGGCCCGGCGGATCGTACGACGATCGGCTGATGGATATCGTGACCGACAAGGGGCGCGGCGCGTACGTTTATCTCGACAGCGTGGGCGAGGCGTCGCGCATGTTCGTCGATCGGTTCGACGAGACCATGGAGATTGCGGCGCGCGGCGTGCAGGTCGAGCTGACGATGCCGTGGTACTTCCAGATGCACAAGTTCTACGGCGAGGAGTATTCGGAGAACCCCGAGGAGGTCGAGCCGCAGCACCTCGCGCCGAGCGACGCGATGATCTTCAATCAGGTGCTGAAGGCCTGCGACCCGGCGCAGATCGTCGCGACCGACACGATCACCGTGCGGGCGCGCTGGAAGACGCCGCTCACGTACCTCGACCAGGAGACCGAGGTGACGACGACGGTGGGGGAGCTGCTCGCGGCGCAGAAGGCGGGGCTGCCCAAGGCCAAGGCCATCGTCGCGTTCGCCGAGGCGCTGAAGTCGCCGACGGGGCAAAACCTCGCCGACGCGTATGCGCTGGCGAGCGCGGCGAACGTGAGCGGCAACGATCCCGAGCTTCTCGAGATCGTGAGCCTCATTCAGAAGCACCCGCAGTACTGA
- a CDS encoding STAS domain-containing protein, with the protein MDGGGVDRGPAAEAAILRSLLDNLDVVVWAIDPQGYMTFHDGKAARSEGDLTGKNVHDLYPPEANVWLNRALQGEAHRKITEPAPGHFWESWYTPVKDENGTVTGVIGMSIDVSEAQKAQRELTQKLEVIERQQDVIRNLETPVLEVWDGVIALPLVGIIDSSRAARVMSDLLGAVSRTNARFVLLDLTGVDVVDTATANYLIGMVRAIGLLGACGVITGIRSNVAQTIVSIGMDLSSLKTLGTLRQGLSYCIRQMAAQKKEPAF; encoded by the coding sequence ATGGACGGTGGTGGAGTCGACCGCGGACCTGCTGCAGAGGCGGCCATTTTGCGCTCGTTGCTCGATAACCTGGACGTCGTCGTCTGGGCCATCGACCCTCAGGGGTACATGACGTTCCACGACGGGAAAGCCGCGCGGAGCGAGGGCGATCTGACCGGGAAAAACGTCCACGATCTCTATCCCCCCGAGGCCAACGTGTGGCTGAACCGCGCGCTCCAGGGCGAGGCGCACCGCAAGATCACGGAGCCCGCGCCGGGCCATTTTTGGGAGAGCTGGTATACGCCGGTCAAGGACGAGAACGGGACGGTGACCGGCGTGATCGGGATGTCGATCGACGTCTCCGAGGCGCAAAAGGCGCAACGCGAGCTTACGCAGAAGCTCGAGGTGATCGAGCGGCAGCAGGACGTGATCCGGAACCTGGAGACGCCGGTGCTCGAGGTATGGGACGGCGTGATCGCGCTGCCGCTCGTGGGAATCATCGATTCGAGCCGCGCCGCGCGGGTGATGAGCGATCTGCTCGGTGCTGTCTCGCGCACGAACGCCCGTTTCGTGCTGCTCGATTTGACCGGCGTCGACGTCGTGGATACGGCGACGGCGAACTACCTCATCGGCATGGTGCGCGCGATCGGGCTCCTCGGCGCGTGCGGGGTCATCACGGGCATCCGGTCGAACGTGGCGCAGACGATCGTGTCGATTGGAATGGATCTCTCGTCGTTGAAGACGCTCGGGACCCTGCGGCAGGGGCTTTCGTATTGCATCCGGCAAATGGCGGCGCAGAAGAAGGAGCCGGCGTTCTGA
- a CDS encoding alkyl/aryl-sulfatase, with translation MSTEPRDASQYTTDANAAVLNSLPFDDTADFEDASRGYLGTWNPPLQITNEKGKTVWTLAPYVDQTRDAPCPPTVNPSLWRQARLNTMNGLFKVTEGFYQVRAFDMSNMTIIEGAEGLILIDPLISCECAADALRLYRELRKRPDVRVKAIIYTHSHVDHFGGVCGVVDPEDVRANRVEIVAPAGFLEHAVSENVYAGVAMIRRAQYMYGPYLVAGPRGQVDSGLAKGQSVGRISIIAPTKTISLTGDTIELDGVRIEFHMTPGAEAPAEFDFYFPDHRVFCAAENATHTMHNIQTLRGARVRDALEWSKYLGQALDLFGDKTDVLFAQHHWPRWGQERIASFLSKQRDMYRYLNDQTLRMLNKGYTGIEIAEVFEMPQSIAREWFTRGYYGTVNHNVKGVYDRYMGWFDGTPARLHPLPPERSSSKYVELMGGASKVIDAAGAAFDKGEYRWAAELLDKVVFHDPTNTKAKDLLANTLEQLGYQAEAGPWRNFYLMGAQELREGVVIPSDAPSTDASMFSAMTLDMIFDSLGARLMGPQARDPILMNWSFTDTDQHYAVEVSNGALSYVAHTRAGADVTVTTTRSTFDAVLLGQLSFREAVTTQKVRLEGRVGKFLDFLLLLDDGDPAFPIVTPRPDIEAAWKGKDRKPPSDPTSSEAELVEHEGMSRLRRFLAELPKGC, from the coding sequence ATGTCCACGGAACCCCGAGACGCCTCCCAATACACGACCGACGCGAATGCGGCGGTGTTGAACAGCCTCCCTTTCGACGACACGGCGGATTTCGAGGACGCGAGCCGCGGTTACCTCGGGACGTGGAACCCTCCGCTCCAGATCACGAACGAGAAAGGCAAGACCGTCTGGACCCTCGCGCCTTATGTGGATCAAACGCGCGACGCCCCGTGCCCGCCCACGGTAAACCCGAGCCTGTGGCGCCAGGCCAGGCTGAACACGATGAACGGCCTCTTCAAGGTCACCGAGGGGTTTTACCAGGTCCGCGCGTTCGACATGTCGAACATGACCATCATCGAGGGCGCCGAGGGCCTCATCCTCATCGATCCGCTGATCTCCTGCGAGTGCGCCGCCGACGCGCTCCGCCTCTACCGCGAGCTCCGCAAGCGCCCCGACGTGAGGGTCAAGGCCATCATTTACACGCACAGCCACGTGGACCATTTCGGCGGCGTGTGCGGCGTCGTCGATCCCGAGGACGTCCGCGCCAACCGGGTCGAAATCGTCGCCCCGGCGGGCTTCCTCGAGCACGCCGTCAGCGAGAACGTGTATGCGGGCGTCGCGATGATCCGCCGGGCGCAGTATATGTACGGCCCGTATCTCGTGGCGGGTCCCCGGGGCCAGGTCGACTCGGGCCTCGCCAAGGGCCAGTCCGTCGGCCGGATCTCGATCATCGCGCCGACGAAAACCATCTCGCTGACCGGCGACACGATCGAGCTCGACGGGGTTCGCATCGAGTTCCACATGACGCCGGGCGCCGAAGCGCCGGCCGAGTTCGACTTCTACTTCCCGGATCACCGTGTGTTCTGCGCAGCGGAGAACGCCACACACACGATGCACAACATCCAGACACTCCGGGGCGCGCGCGTCCGTGACGCGCTCGAATGGTCGAAATACCTCGGCCAGGCGCTCGACCTCTTCGGGGACAAGACCGACGTGCTCTTCGCGCAACACCACTGGCCGCGCTGGGGTCAGGAAAGGATCGCCTCGTTCCTCTCCAAGCAGCGCGACATGTATCGTTACCTGAACGACCAGACGCTGCGAATGCTCAACAAGGGCTACACGGGCATCGAGATCGCCGAGGTCTTCGAGATGCCGCAAAGCATCGCCCGGGAATGGTTCACCCGCGGCTATTACGGCACGGTCAACCACAACGTGAAGGGCGTTTACGACCGGTACATGGGCTGGTTCGACGGCACCCCGGCACGCCTCCACCCGCTCCCGCCCGAGCGGAGCAGCTCGAAATACGTGGAGCTCATGGGCGGCGCCTCCAAGGTCATCGACGCGGCCGGCGCCGCGTTCGACAAGGGCGAATACCGCTGGGCGGCCGAGCTCCTCGACAAGGTGGTCTTCCACGATCCGACGAACACGAAGGCGAAAGACCTCCTGGCAAACACCCTCGAGCAGCTCGGCTACCAGGCCGAGGCCGGACCGTGGAGGAACTTCTACCTGATGGGCGCGCAGGAGCTGCGCGAAGGCGTGGTGATCCCCTCGGACGCGCCGTCAACCGACGCGAGCATGTTCTCCGCGATGACGCTCGACATGATCTTCGATTCGCTCGGCGCGCGCCTGATGGGCCCGCAGGCGCGGGATCCCATCCTGATGAACTGGAGTTTCACGGATACCGATCAGCACTACGCCGTGGAGGTATCGAACGGGGCCCTGAGCTACGTGGCGCACACGCGTGCCGGCGCGGACGTGACGGTGACGACGACGCGCAGCACGTTCGACGCGGTCCTGCTCGGACAGCTCTCGTTCCGCGAAGCCGTCACGACGCAGAAGGTCCGGCTCGAAGGGCGCGTCGGCAAATTTCTCGATTTCTTGCTGCTGCTCGACGATGGCGACCCCGCATTCCCCATCGTCACGCCGAGGCCGGACATCGAGGCGGCATGGAAGGGCAAAGACCGAAAACCTCCGAGCGACCCCACGTCGTCCGAGGCCGAGCTCGTCGAGCACGAGGGGATGAGCCGACTCCGCCGCTTCCTCGCGGAGCTGCCCAAGGGCTGTTGA
- a CDS encoding DMT family transporter, with translation MPPGRIPVPLLVCLALLGFAGNSLLCRAALADGATRIDPATFTTVRLASGAATLVLLLLARGARPHQGTFRSAFALFAYAAGFSLAYVRIGAGIGALVLFGCVQTTMLGAGLLRGERPSVSGWIGLVLALGGLLVLAAPGATAPDPVGALLMATAGVAWGLYSLRGRSAENHSTLGGSARTSRATPPNPLAATADNFVRAVPLTLALSLASACFLEIPRASPRGLLLAVASGALASGVGYSLWYAALPRLTAIRAAVVQLLVPVLATAGSVLLLGEHLTPRIALAGAMLATGVLLALRRREAVKRA, from the coding sequence ATGCCGCCCGGCCGTATTCCCGTCCCGCTCCTCGTATGCCTCGCGCTCCTCGGTTTCGCCGGGAACTCCTTGCTTTGCCGCGCGGCCCTCGCCGATGGCGCCACGCGCATCGATCCCGCCACGTTCACCACCGTGCGCCTCGCCTCGGGCGCGGCGACGCTCGTGCTCCTCCTCCTCGCCCGGGGTGCTCGCCCTCACCAGGGCACCTTTCGCTCGGCTTTCGCGCTCTTCGCTTATGCGGCGGGTTTTTCCCTCGCATACGTCCGTATTGGCGCCGGCATCGGCGCGCTGGTCCTCTTCGGGTGTGTCCAGACGACCATGCTCGGCGCGGGCCTGCTACGGGGCGAACGCCCTTCCGTGAGCGGATGGATCGGCCTCGTGCTCGCCCTCGGCGGTCTGCTCGTCCTCGCCGCGCCGGGGGCCACCGCGCCCGATCCCGTGGGTGCTCTCCTCATGGCGACGGCGGGCGTCGCGTGGGGCCTTTATTCGCTCCGGGGCCGCTCCGCTGAAAATCATTCAACGCTTGGGGGCTCCGCTCGGACAAGCCGAGCTACACCCCCAAACCCCCTCGCCGCGACCGCCGACAATTTCGTCCGCGCCGTCCCGCTCACCCTCGCGCTTTCCCTGGCGAGCGCGTGTTTCCTCGAAATCCCGCGCGCCTCCCCGCGGGGCCTCCTCCTCGCCGTCGCGTCGGGCGCCCTCGCCTCCGGGGTCGGTTATAGCCTCTGGTATGCGGCGCTCCCGCGCCTCACGGCCATTCGCGCCGCCGTCGTGCAGCTCCTCGTCCCCGTCCTCGCGACGGCGGGCAGCGTGCTCCTCCTCGGCGAACACCTCACGCCGCGAATCGCCCTCGCGGGCGCCATGCTCGCGACGGGCGTGCTCCTCGCGTTGCGAAGGCGGGAGGCCGTCAAACGAGCATAA